AATGAATACAGCAGTAAAATAGTAACTGTGAATGGTACTAATGGTCAAGCACTTATGGAAAATTCAAATGCTATGGGTAAAGAGGAGAGATTTTTAGTGGTAGGTAGTAAGGATGGAACTGTGTCATTAAAATCTCTTAAGAATACTGCATATGTTGGAGTTAATTTAAGTGAAAAAGGTAAGCTTTCAGCTAACAGCTTTGAAATAAATAATGCTGAAAAGTTTATTTTTATATGGCAGGAGCAGGGGGCTTATGTCATAATAGCTTTAGCAAATAATAAGGTAGTTAGTGCGGATATTAATGCTGAGGGAACACTAATGGCAAATCATGATTATATTGGTGCTGCGGAAAGATTTTATATATGGAAACACTAATTGGCAGTGTGATTTTTTTAATAATTTTATTAATGAACTTTCAAAATATAAATATAACTAATAATTTAAAAGTACTATTAAAATAATTTGTTATATTTATAATTAAACAAGCTAAAATCTACTATTGTTAACAGTAGTAGATTTTAGCTTGTTAGTTCTTTGAACTTTGATATTTTAAATTTCCACTGTTTTACTCTGTGAAACTTCACTTAATGACAATTCTACATTGGATTTACTAGTATAATGTTTTTCGTAGGATCTATAGCATTTAGGAGAAACAAATTTAATTCTCTCATTGAGAATTAATACCAGTATTGAATTTATAGTATTTAAGGATTTAGCAGTAAAGGGGTTAAAATATCCCCAAAAGGCCAGTGTTCCCAGGGCTATATTATACAATTTAGAAAAGGTTATAGTCTGTTTGATCATTCCGTAAGATCTTTTAGATAGTGTTATAAAATCCCCAAGGCTTTCTACATTATCATCAAGTACAATACAATCTGAATGAAGTTTTACTTTATTGCAGGCAGAATTACAAAAGGATACACTTATATCAGCTGCTTTCATTGCTTTAGAGTCGTTTATACCGTCTCCCACCATCATTAAAGTTCTTCTTTTCTTCATGGAATTTATAACTGTTTCTTTGTCTAAATCGGTACATTCACTGTAGATGTTATTTATTCCTAGTAATTTAGCAGTACTATTGGCTTTTTCCTCTAAATCTCCTGTTAGAAGTGATATATCTTTAATTCCTGAAGCATTTAACATCTCAATCAATTCTTTAGATCCATCTCGTATAACATCCTTTAAAGCTAAAAGAGCACAAAGTTTTCCATCAATACTTACTAATATAGGAGTGCAAAGATTTTTTTCAAAATTATAATAGTCTGTTTCAGCTATTCTTGTGTTTATATTATTGGATTGCATAAGCTTTATGCTTCCTATGAGTATTTTATGATTTTTAAAGTTTGCTTCAACTCCAGTGGTGGGTATAAAGGCAGCGTTATTTATCTTGCTGATATCATAATTTTTAGCCTCACGCTTTAGGGTTACAGCAATGGGATGATAATTATCAAGTTCACAGGCTGCACATATATTTATTATCTCATCCCTTGAATAGAAGTCGCTATAGAGTTTTACATCTTTTATGCTCATTATTCCCTCTGTTAAAGTACCAGTTTTATCAAAGGCTATACTATTTACATTTATTAGTTTTTCTAAAGAATTTGGATTTTTATAGTATATTTTATGCCTATGTAAAAGTGAAAAATAATTTCTCATGCCACTGATAAGAGCAGTACTAGAGGCTTCAGGACATAAAACTAAAAGTATTGACATAGCATTTAAAAGGCTTCCAGTAAATAAGTAGTTAAAAGCGGCTATACCCATAGCCACAGGGGAAGCATTATTTTGATAACCTATAAGCCTTTTATTTATATACATATTTTCAAATATGGATTCAGCTTTAACAGAAGGCCTTGGAATTTCCAAGACTTTAGCCTTTATGTTCCCTGAAAGCAAAGTCATTCCTTCATAGGCAGTATTTCCACTTTTTAGTTGACTTACTATTGGCTGACCACTGTAATATAAATTGTTAATAAGGCAGGAGCCTTCTTCAATAACTATTTTTGCGGGAACTATTTCACCTTTATGTACAGCTATTGTACTACCAATATTTAAAGACTCTGCTGGTATTAAAATTTCACTGTTATCCTCTCTAATGAGCCAGCTCATATCGGAATTTTTTCTTGTACTTTGATCTAATTGTCTCATACAATTTACTTCAGCAGACAATTTTATGTATTCACTTAAGTATTTTAGAAACAATAAAAGTATGCCTTCTGAACTTTCACGCATAATTATGAGAGCTAGCGCAGATAATTTCAATAATATATCCGCATCTGTGGGAATATGTTTTGTAAATCTTTTATAAAAGCTTTTTAAAATAGGATATCCTCCTACAATAGTAACTATAGAGGCTGCCTCTAATACCTTAAGATTAGTATGCAATGAAAAATTACCCTGGAAAATCTGTTTTATTTTAAAAGTGATGTAGACAATTCCAGAGGCAATAAGTTTTAATTTTACTTTATCTCTTCTTTCAACTGTTTCAAAATATCTGTTATAATTTTTTAAATCTCTTCTGCCATTTTGTATTATGGAAGAAAGAGCATTCTTTATATTGTCTTTTATAATTTTATAATCTGATTTCTTTTCATCATATATAACAAGTATTGTAGAAGCATGTATATTTATTTTGTTGTATTTTACTCCATAGAGATTATCAATATAGATACCTATGTATTTAGCAAGAGATTTGTCTTTATAAATGCTTTTAGTTTTAAATCTTACACGCCCAGGTAAAACATGTAACTCATGCAAAATTATCACCGCCTGCGATTTTAGAATTCTCATTATTCATCTTCAGATGTATTTTCAATATTTGTGATGTGGTTTTTTCTGGAATTTTTAAGAGCTTCCTCACTGACTCCACTGCAAAAGCCGCTAACTTCATCTTTTATATCTACAGTTTTACTTAAAATATTTACAGCAGCGGATTTAAGATGTTTTTTGTTTTTTGATAGAATTTTACATACTATTATTCCTGCTGCTGTTCCTAAAAGGAATTTATTAATATTTCTGTTCATATATGTGCCTCCATATTAAAGTACTTTAAAATTAGATTCAATTTAATTATTGACTAATTTTCATATTCTAATAACAAGAGGTTGAATTTTACATATAAACCTTATTTTAAATTCGATACATACAACAAACTCCTCAGGTAATACTAATTATGAAATCATACTATTTAAATATCATACGTCTAAAAACTTTTTTGTATATATTTTTGTTACCGCTATTTTCACTAGCCTGAAAAAAATAATCACTTATACCTTTAAGGTAAGAGGCCCAGGATTCAATGTATTCCTTTTCGCAGTCTGGGTTTGAGTTTATATCCTCTAAAGTGAGTTTTATACAGTCTCTTATGGTGTTTTCTGCACCATCTAATTTTTCTTCTAGCATTTTAAAATTTTCTGTTTTAGCAGAAGAATTTTCCTCTAGAACTTTAGTTTTCATAGGCAGCTCCTTTCATTTAATAGATTTTTAGTGTTGCTCTGCAGCATTAACTTTTCTCTTTTTGCTTTTATATTGTGCTTCTGCAAAAATGTCTTCGGTATTTTCCTTTATATCGTATACACCTTCTATTGTCTTGTCAGCTACAGTATAAATTCCAGTCAGAGTTCCTACTGCTAATTTTCTAAGAGGGCTTCCTATTAAAGATTTTAAGGAATGACTTCTTCTAGAGTGATCGCGTCTTCCATCCTCTGAATTAAAATTTGTATTATCCAGTTTTTCAAGTATGCTTCCAATATTTTTGTTGATATTTTCAAAGTCTGAATGCATAGTTTTTATGCTTTCTTCCATATTGACTTTAATACCTTCCAGTGATTTTATTTCTCTATTTAAGTTCTCATATTTTTCTTCAAGGGATCTTAAGCTGTCTTCGTATTGAGATGCATTTTTTATTGTGCTATTTTCTTCTATTGTATTTTTACTAGTAATATTTTTATCCTGTTTGTTTTCATTAAAGGTATCCATATATATCCTCCATTTAAGTATAATTAAAATTTAACTTGACTAACTTGGCGTAAGTCTCCCACGCACTCTGCACAGCTCTCGCACCAAATTGAAATTTGGGTTCTCTGCTTGCACGCTGTACAGCGAATCACACCAAATACAAAATAAATTTTGTTTTGTCTGCTTGCACGCTGTGAAAGTGATTCGCACCAAATTGAAATTTGGGCTCTCTACTTGCACTCTGCGAAAGCGATTCACACAAAATCAAAAAGAAGATTTGGGTTCTCTGCTTTTCTTCAAGTAGGAGTTCAACGCCAAGTAAGCAATGCATTTGCAGTTCTAAAATTCAGATAGGGTAAAAGAATTCCCACCTGAATTAAGAACTTGCTTCAATAGTATTAGAAAATAGTATTTACCGTAAATATAAATTTAATACATAGAATCAAAAAATAATATTTAATTACAATAAGAATATTTTTTATAAATTTTGATAAGCTAAAAGGAAATACTTAAGTGGGATATATTATTTTAAAATTAAAAGGATGATGAGGATGAGTCAAAGCACTGCGGTTAGAATTGACTATAAAAACAAAGTGAGAAGGAGAGAGAATAGACTCTATAAAAGGATAAGAGTACCGCTAACTTATATCTATAAAAACAGACAAAATGCTCAGCAGATAGAAATATTATTGAGCAGAAAACATGGAATTCAGCTTGTAAGGGCAAATCCAATAAATTCAAAAGTACTGGTGGTTTATGATGAGTGGATAATGGATGAAGATAGTATAATAAATTTATTGAAAAGGATTGTAGAAGAATTAAAATTAAAAAAAGATAAATTTAATAGGAAATCAACTGATAATTACAATGAAGAAGTAGCTCTTGCCATAGCACCAGAATTTCAGGATGATGAAGATGACAAGCACAGATGGTATGCTATGGATATGAAAAATATAAAAATTCTTTTAAAGACAGATTATGAAAGGGGAATATCCGATAAATCTGCAAAATCAAGACTCAGAAGTTATGGATTCAATGTTATTTCAGAAAAAAAGAAGGAGTCTCTATTTAAAAGATTTATAAGCGACTTAAATGATACCTCTGTTAAGCTTCTATTGGGAGTAGGTACAATTTCATTTTTTCTGGGTCAGATCATAGATGGAGCGGTAATATTTGGTATGGTATTTTTAGAAACTTTAATTGGAATGGCACATCAGAACAAAGCGGAAAAATCCATAGGTTCTCTAAAAAATATGATTGTACATAGAGCTTCAGTTATTAGAAATGGAAGTGAAATGCAGGTTGAAACAAAAAAATTAGTCCCTGGAGATATTATATGTCTAGAAGCTGGAGATAAAGTTCCGGCAGATGCCAGAATAATTAAGTGTAATTTTTTGAGAGTAAACGAAGCTTCTCTTACTGGAGAATCGGCAGCAATATCTAAAGGAATAGGTATTTGTGAGAAAAATACGGAGCTGGGAAGCAGAAATAACATGTTGTATATGGGAACAAATATAGTTTCAGGAAATGCTGTTGCAGTAATTGTAGAAACTGGAATGAAAACAGAAATAGGAAATATTGCTGCTATGCTGCAAAGTATAGGAATAGATGAAAGTCCCATGCAGATAAAGATGAAAAATTTTACTCGAAAATTAACTAAAATATGTATCATAGTCTGTATTGGGGCAAGTGCAATGGGGCTTTTATTAGGGAGAAGTTTAGCTCAGATTTTAAATTTATCTGTTAGTTTAGCTGTAGGTGCTCTGCCGGAAAGTCTGCCAGCTCTAGTTACTATTGCTATGGGATTAAGTGTTCAAAGACTTTCAATTAAAAATACAGTAGTGAGAAAAATGAATGCAGTAGAGGCTTTGGGGTCTGCCAATGTAATATGCTGTGATAAAACTGGAACTCTTACATTAAATGAAATGACTATAAAAAAGATGTACTGTGATAAAGCCTTATATAAAATGACAGGTATAGGATATGAGCCAAAGGGAGAAATAGAACTTCTAGAAGGAGAACCCAATAAAAATGTTTCTAGAGATGAATTGCTAAGAGCAGGAATACTATGCAGTAATACAAAACTTGTACAAAGGGACAATCAATGGCAGGTTCAAGGCGATCCTACGGAGGGAGCTCTTTTAACAGCTGCTGAAAAATGCAATATTAAAGAGGAGATTGTGAAAAGTGAATTTGAAAGAATAAGGGAAATTCCCTTTGACAGCTGCAGACGATATATGACGGTTGTAGTTAAAAATAAAAGTCAAATAAAAGCCTACTGTAAAGGTGCCTTTAGCAAAATCATGGATAAATGCAGTATGATATATGAAGATGGAGAAATGAGATTATTTACAAAAGCTGACAGAGAAAAGCTGTCATCAATTCAAAAGGATATGACTGGAGAAGGTTTAAGAGTACTTTCCTTTGCATATAAAAATTTAAAAAGCGAAAGAGATGATATCAATGGCAATTTTACCTTTATGGGCTTAGTTGCCATGGAGGATTCTCCTAGACTTGAAGTAAAAAATTCTATAGAAAAATGCCATAAGGCAGGTATAAAAGTTGTGATGATAACTGGAGATAATAAGGATACAGCTTCTTCAATAGGAGAACAGCTTGGACTATTAAATGGAGGATTGGTTATTACTGGAAATGAACTTGAAGATATGAGTGATAAAGAACTGGATTCTAAGGTTGGGAATATAGAAATATTTGCAAGAACATCTCCGGAGCAGAAATTTAGAATTGTAAAATCCTTTAAAAGATGCGGCTATGTGGTGGCCATGACAGGAGATGGAGTAAATGATGCGCCTGCCATAAAGGAGGCCAACATAGGCATTGCTATGGGCAATAATGGAAGCGATGTGGCAAAGGATGTGGCAGATATAACTTTAATAGATGATAATTTTTCTAGTATAGTAAGGGCAATTGAAGAGGGAAGAGCAGT
This genomic window from Clostridium pasteurianum DSM 525 = ATCC 6013 contains:
- a CDS encoding heavy metal translocating P-type ATPase, translating into MHELHVLPGRVRFKTKSIYKDKSLAKYIGIYIDNLYGVKYNKINIHASTILVIYDEKKSDYKIIKDNIKNALSSIIQNGRRDLKNYNRYFETVERRDKVKLKLIASGIVYITFKIKQIFQGNFSLHTNLKVLEAASIVTIVGGYPILKSFYKRFTKHIPTDADILLKLSALALIIMRESSEGILLLFLKYLSEYIKLSAEVNCMRQLDQSTRKNSDMSWLIREDNSEILIPAESLNIGSTIAVHKGEIVPAKIVIEEGSCLINNLYYSGQPIVSQLKSGNTAYEGMTLLSGNIKAKVLEIPRPSVKAESIFENMYINKRLIGYQNNASPVAMGIAAFNYLFTGSLLNAMSILLVLCPEASSTALISGMRNYFSLLHRHKIYYKNPNSLEKLINVNSIAFDKTGTLTEGIMSIKDVKLYSDFYSRDEIINICAACELDNYHPIAVTLKREAKNYDISKINNAAFIPTTGVEANFKNHKILIGSIKLMQSNNINTRIAETDYYNFEKNLCTPILVSIDGKLCALLALKDVIRDGSKELIEMLNASGIKDISLLTGDLEEKANSTAKLLGINNIYSECTDLDKETVINSMKKRRTLMMVGDGINDSKAMKAADISVSFCNSACNKVKLHSDCIVLDDNVESLGDFITLSKRSYGMIKQTITFSKLYNIALGTLAFWGYFNPFTAKSLNTINSILVLILNERIKFVSPKCYRSYEKHYTSKSNVELSLSEVSQSKTVEI
- a CDS encoding cation-translocating P-type ATPase; translation: MSQSTAVRIDYKNKVRRRENRLYKRIRVPLTYIYKNRQNAQQIEILLSRKHGIQLVRANPINSKVLVVYDEWIMDEDSIINLLKRIVEELKLKKDKFNRKSTDNYNEEVALAIAPEFQDDEDDKHRWYAMDMKNIKILLKTDYERGISDKSAKSRLRSYGFNVISEKKKESLFKRFISDLNDTSVKLLLGVGTISFFLGQIIDGAVIFGMVFLETLIGMAHQNKAEKSIGSLKNMIVHRASVIRNGSEMQVETKKLVPGDIICLEAGDKVPADARIIKCNFLRVNEASLTGESAAISKGIGICEKNTELGSRNNMLYMGTNIVSGNAVAVIVETGMKTEIGNIAAMLQSIGIDESPMQIKMKNFTRKLTKICIIVCIGASAMGLLLGRSLAQILNLSVSLAVGALPESLPALVTIAMGLSVQRLSIKNTVVRKMNAVEALGSANVICCDKTGTLTLNEMTIKKMYCDKALYKMTGIGYEPKGEIELLEGEPNKNVSRDELLRAGILCSNTKLVQRDNQWQVQGDPTEGALLTAAEKCNIKEEIVKSEFERIREIPFDSCRRYMTVVVKNKSQIKAYCKGAFSKIMDKCSMIYEDGEMRLFTKADREKLSSIQKDMTGEGLRVLSFAYKNLKSERDDINGNFTFMGLVAMEDSPRLEVKNSIEKCHKAGIKVVMITGDNKDTASSIGEQLGLLNGGLVITGNELEDMSDKELDSKVGNIEIFARTSPEQKFRIVKSFKRCGYVVAMTGDGVNDAPAIKEANIGIAMGNNGSDVAKDVADITLIDDNFSSIVRAIEEGRAVSNNVRNTTRYLLAGSVGELIAIGVCSFTGGILPLIAIQVLWTNIVSESILGVSLAIEAATGEEMKCPPAKKSTELIDRNLSSKIIKRGMGIGVTSVALFKGYNMLGLGVQKARTMAFSNLILTQVVNVYDCKNNKKITDNIYMTYATASSVALLGAIIYVPFFASIFKTVPLGIVDAGILATSVSASRI